DNA sequence from the Malus domestica chromosome 11, GDT2T_hap1 genome:
caatttccgtggtttccatgtaatttttatcgatatcgatattttaccgatatttccatcgatatttccgtgttttcggattaccgatatttccgatattaccgatatttaataccttgttCTAGACAcatttttttgaagaaaaaagtgaCCATCACTACCTACCactacaaaccttaacccttaCACCACCATTGCCATTACCACCACCATTGTTGCCATCACCACCACTACAACTACACCACAACCATACCtgccaccactaccaccacaaCCACAACTGCCACCACCATAAACACAACCACCACCACTGCCATcacaaccaaggaagaaaatatcggtaatatcggaaatatcggtagtttgaaaacacggaaatatcgatggaaatatcgggataatatcgataaaaattacatggaaaccatggaaattgtacgaaaaacttggaaatttttattgaaactttgcaggatgtttgtttagtcaattatctattagtttatcacaaaaaattgaaaggaaatgcattgcatgatggatttaacattatcaagttgattatatagcgagctggcaaacatgatggatttaaaggatgtttatttaactgATTTGAGGTGacccaaccacacacacacatacatgccaccacacacgcacacatgtTCTGAATCCAGTGACAGTTACTGGGTTCACCCTTTCAACCTCTGCGAGCttatcttttcttctctcttcttctttttttgtttaaaaaaaaattataataattgttctTTTACATTGGTAACTGTAAGGTTTTAATTTCGATTCTCGTtaaaaacaagtttgaaggATATTATTACTAGTCCATTGTGATGCTTAGTCCACTCCCCCACTCCTTTAATGTAGATACtactgtttttttattattatttaagaaAAGTGATATAACCCCTTTCACAATGAGGGGTAcccaagaagaaaagagaatctTTCACacctttaaatttaaaatttaccaGCAAAGGTCTTAAATCCAAATACACTTTCCTCCTAAAAAATTGTTCTCAAAGTAAAAAAGGCATATGGGCATGCGGTTGCATGTGGTGTTGAATTTCTGATTATATTACACACGCACATAACACACGCACGCACACAACGCATGCACAGAGAGACTGAGTCTCTCTCGATCCTTTTTCTCattacacacgcacacacacaacaACCCACAGGGAGACTCCTCAGTCTTTCTCGatccttcttctctcttctctcccttctcccttctcccacacacagaCACAGAGATAtgtcgatctctcttctcccttctcccacacacacgcacagagatctgtcgatctctcttctcccttagCCTCGTCGGCCTAGTCTCTCTGGaaactctcatttctctctacaCCGAGTCCGAGACccatatacacacacgcacaccatcgcATCTGCTTCAGGAAGACACCCATCGTCATCATCaacctcgtctttctccctctccttctcgtcCCTGCAACTCGGCGAACGTAGGAACTCCGGcgagtttcttgaatttctccggttaggtaagcttcgATTTACCTCTTTCTGTTCCACATTGAagcttatatgtgaaatttaagttcaaatcgtgtttttgcaaggtttttgggacgaaatcggctcgggTTCGCATAGATccatctccggcgttcttctccgagtgCCCAGTTCCAAATCTATCGCGATAAtttcgaaaatatcgcgatattatcacgAAACCCATTTGGATAGTTATAAAAATATCGATCCCCTTAAAAATCGATAATATTGgtgatatatcgccgatattatctattttttcttccttgatcACAACCACAACTATCACCATTGCCGTTGTTGGCAACCTTACAACCATTGTTACCTCTGTAGCCCAACCACCACACCCTGTTATTGGCACCACCACCGTCACAATCATTGTCGTCGCCACGTTGTCGTCATCATCATCCACACTATCATGTCCATTTTTGCAATTATAAACAATTATATCATTTTTATACTAAATCTTATCATAATGTTTTTACATTGCTTTTCATACACACaacactttaaaaataaaatttaccaCATGCTCAACTATTTTACTTTGCAGCTGATTATTCTTAAAGTACAACATAAACAACTTTTAAAAAAtgtacaacaatcccaaactGGTCACTAGTTTTATAACTAAGATTCTTTATGTATGAAGCTAGATTCACATTACAATTAATTAAAGGGATCTTTTGATATAGACGCCTCAGTTTTGAATTCTCTAGATCAAACATCTATGCCTTTTAATGATTTGATTAAACtttttttgtcataatttttgtgCTATATGCATATTATATTGTAATCTAGCCTTTTGATTACACTCTCATCCATTAGagataattgtaaaaaaaaaaaagttgattagattcaatttattttcactAATTATCTATGatttaagatattttatttccaaaatagtttaaaatatttttaaattcccCAAAATCAAACGTACCgaaataagtttttcttttagtactttaagagaaaataggattgagaataatataaacgtaccaatacacaatgtgtacaaaataaaacgtaccaaaataaaataatgtaccaatattaacaatatgtatcaaatcaaacgtACCCAAATTGCAAATAAACATACCAATTAatgatttttgtaaattcaaacGTACCCGCAGATAATATATACGTAATGTATTGTATCTAATAATAATTCGTCAACAACTATACTtaaaaaacagcaaaaaaaaaaaaaaaaaattcacaaaaaaattgaaaaaattacacGGAGTTTTTATGTTGATCACCAactatttgaaaaagaaaaaactatttcgaaaaagaaataatattaaacgtttgcattaaaaaaaactgatcaaaaaacatttttggaagaagagaaaatatagtttaattactaatatcTCTACTAAATAAGGAAAACTGCATCATGGAGATAAAAAgataaattcaaaaattattttaatttaaaaaaaatagagatgactattggtcaaagtgttggaaaatattagtattttggtttatttgaatatttggtTTTATAGGCTTATCCCGTTaaaattaggttttgttagagattagagttagtttattataaatagggtgctttgttattcattagagaatAAGCTAGTCACAATGTaatctcttagggttttgtagtcgTTCCAGCATTTtcgttagtttaataatattcctattattttgtattattattcgtttcgtactctgatattcaacttggtatcagagcaggtttgatccttcGGGTTGGTatctgtttgcttgtttttgttgtCATTCGTGTTCAGATTGTTAAttggtattgattgtttgcaagaagaaaaaaattgttcgTTCGTTTTTGTCCCGTGACTCTGCTTCTACACCTTTGAACGCTGCAGCCTGCAGGAGTATCCGCAAGTCTGTATTGCTGCAAaggaaaaaagaggaaaaagtagattggaatgaaaaaagaaggaaaaaaaggtgagtaaaaaaaaaaaaaggaagaaacaagaaaaaattggTTGCTTGTTTGAGGCCTATGcaggcaaagaaaaaaaaaattggttggattttttgtttgtcTGTTCGGAAGTTGACATCGGCATCAGCATCGACATTGAtattggcatcggcatcggcatttagaggcttgcatccacatctgcttgttggcaaactcatgtcgtgtaccgccatgagtttgacggggggtgtttgaaaatattagtattttggtttatttgaatgtttggttttatgggcttagcccgttaaaattagattttgttagagattagtgttagtttattataaatagagtattataaatagggtgctttgttattcattacaGAATAAGCTAGTCACAATGTAatcttttagggttttgtagccgttccggcattctcgttagtttaataatattcctattattttgtattCTTGTTCGTTTGATATTCAACTCAaagcactttaatcaaatttaaaaaaagcaGAGATGTTTAATCTAAATGATATAGAAAAACTGTAGGAGattttaatttttccttaataatATCGAGAGGAAATTGTAgaaatagtccctcaactttaatccaattggagcaatggtccctcaactttatttTCATGACCATTGGTCATTCAACTCGtaaaaatgtgtagctatggtcctttTCCTTAACACCGTCAATAATTCCGTTAAATTCAGTCATGTGCGTGGCACATGACACTGACTGTAAGGATAATTTAGGAAACAAATTTTTTTCCCAGATAAAAGCATCCTCATCCCCAGGTTGTAGTCGATGCCCATCCCTAGGTTGAATTCAATACCCATCCCCAGGTTGAAGTTGATACCCATAGCTAATTTCAAGGATAGTTTAGCCGATGACGATGGAGTTGTCGGATGTCATGAGGTGGACCGGAGATCCTCCGAAATATTGTAAGGTTTTCCGGAAAACTTGAACCTTTTTATACTTTGTTATTTGATATGGGTGTTTTCAAGGAGAAGATGTACCTTTTATTAGCTGATTTATGCATCTTTGTCATGCTTTCTTTTGAGATTCTTATGTCTGCAACTTTTGTTGATATTATAGTGTTTGTGGTCCTACATTGGGGTCCCAATGTTGTCGGTTTGTCATCACTTGTTTTCGCATTTGTTTGGAACTTGTATTGTCTATGTTGCCATTGAGGCAGATGCTCACAATTACTAAGCCTATTTAGGCAGGTGTGCACATTTACTCTACCTGTTGCTTCTTGCCTTTAAtcactcaatcttgttttttattttttatatttttttttgtgcagCTAACCCTGAAAAGTGTACTCTTGCACTGAATCATGGTGGTTACTTGATGGATGGTGCTTATATTGGTGGCCAAGTGTGCTATTTGGACCATGTGACAGCTGATTATCTGTCATTGTTAGAGTTTAGAAAAATTGGGAAGTATGTAGGTTATGATGAGAATGATCTTTTCTCAGGGAAAGTTCAAATACACTACAGGGTGCCAGGGACATTTGAAGAGATTGTGGCTGACAGTACAATTGTCACCCTTATTGGTAAAATACCACCAAATAGGTTTGTTGAGATCTTCTATGTGGGTCCTGATGCAAGCAAGGAGTTTGGTAGTCAATTTTTTTTGGAGTGGCCTACCTTGGATGATGATGAGTTTAACTTGGATGGTTTTGGCGAGATTGGTATTAATCAAGAAACTGAGACTGACAAAGGTGagcaaaatgaagaaaatgatgACGACTTTGTTGATAGTGAGTACGAGTAcattgaagatgatgataaatTGTATGAGATAAATGTTGAAGAAGGGCTAGAGAATTTTGAGGCAGAGCCGCTTTTTGAACATACTGGAAATATATCATCGGATGAAGCAAACTCTGAGGATTTTGACAGCCTTGATGAAGGTGAAGATAATATTGAAGAAATTGAGTTAaataagaagaggaagaaacgAAAGCCGAAATTTAAAACATGGAAAAGGCAAGTGGACCTTAAAAATCCTCAATTTAGAATTGGCATGATGTTTGCCAACAAAAAAGAAGCTAAGGAGGCTATGGAGCATCATTCTATGAGGACTGGTAGAGCtattagattaaaaaaaaatgacaagacGAGGCTGAGGGCTATATGTGAAGGGTCAGAAACTTGCCCATTTGTGATTTTAGCCGCGAGGAAGAATCCAAGGTCTGATACCTTTGTTATAAAAACCCTGCAGTTAGAGCACCAATGTGGGAGGGTAGACAAAGTTTTATATGCAGATTCAAGGTGGCTTTCAGAGCACTATATAGACAGACTTAGAACAAACCCAAATTGGGATGTCGATGACATCATGGCTGAGGTTAGAAGAGAGTTCAACTTGGTGGTTACTAGAAACCAAGTTTTCAGAGCTAAAAGGCTTGCTAGAGAAGTGATTGAAGGTAGTTATGTGGAGCAATATGCACGATTATGGGACTATGTGGAAGAGCTTAAGAAGGCCAACGAAGGTAGCACAATCAAGGTGAAGACTCAAATGGACGGTGATGATATTCTTTTTCAAAGGATTTATGTGTGTTTGGCAGGGTGCAAACAAGGCTTTTTGGAAGGTTGTAGGCCTGTCATAGGAGTTGACGGTTGTTTTATTAAAGGCCCTCATTCTGGACAGATTTTAACGGCTGTTGGGATTGACGGCAACAATGGTCTATTCCCAatagcttatgcaattgttaaGATAGAAAACAAAAGCACTTGGGTTTGGTTTTTGGAGCTTTTGATTGCTGATTTGAAAATTGAGAATGGCCTAGCATGGGCTTTTGTAAGTGACAAGCAAAAGGGTTTCGAATCAGCAATAAAAAAATTGCTCCCAACTGCTGAGCACATGATGTGTGTTAGGCACTTACATCAAAACTTCAAAGCTTCTGGTTTTCAAGGGTtggaaatgaaaaatattttatgGGTAGCAGCAAGGGCAACAACAATACCGTGGTGGAAGGAAGAGATGGAAAAGATGAAAAATCTACATGAAAAAGCATGGGAATGGCTTAATGATAGGCCTGCTAATAATTGGAGTAGATCTCGCTTTAATACTCACTATAAGTGTGATGTTCTACTTAACAACTTATGTGAGAGTTTTAATTCTGCTATTGTTATGGCAAGGAATAAGCCTATCTTAGGACTTCTAGATAACATCAACATGTATATCATGCTTAGGATGGCCAATAGGAGAGCTGCTGGGAGGAATTGGAAGCATCCAGTTGGTCCAAGGATTTTCAAGATAATTGAGAAAAGCAAAGTGGAAAGTACTTATTGTATTCCTAAGATGGCTGGTGAGAAGGAGTACCTAGTACAACACTTAAGCGGTAGACAGTTTGTAGTGAAGTTGAAGGAGTCTACTTGCTCATGTAGGAGATGGGATTTATGTGGGATCCCATGCTCACATGCAATTGCTTGTATATTCGCTAGAGATGAGAGTGTTTACACCTATGTCCATGACTGTTACAAGAAGGAAGCTTACTTGAACTCCTATGATCCTATGATCCACCCTGTTCCTGGAATGGACTTGTGGGATAGGACAGATTTAACTCCATTGAAACCTCCAACATGCAAGAAGCAACCTGGCAGGccaaaaagaaagagaattgTGTCTGTAGGTGAAGTTGAGCCACAAGCACACTATCCTCCACCACCAACTAATTTATTGGGTGAGCACAATGACACACCGCAACCTCAGAGACTTAGAAAATGGTTTGTAGAGATAGCTTGCGGTAAATGCGGAAAGTTGGGGCACAATAAAGTAGGATGTGGAAAATCACAACACACGAATGCAACAAATAAGAATCAGGTACATATTTATGCTTTAGTAAATCCTAAAAAACCAAACTAGCAAGTGAATTGCAGTTTAATTCATTCTTGGGTTAATGCAGGAGACTCAACAAGTAAACACTCAAGCAACAACTCAAAATGCCCAAGCAAACTCTCAAACTTCAGGGACACAAATGTCTCAAGGGAACACCGAAACACGAGCTCCAATTAACTTTCAAGGAAAGAAAAAGCAACATGTCAGTTCTCAAGCAGGGCAACAAGGAAAGGGAAAACAACCTGTAAGTTTATCTTTGATTATTTTCTCATACATTATATGCCAATTGGATTTGATTTACTGAATCAATTCTTTGATTTAGGTGAGAAGGGGTGGATACAAAGGGATGGGGAACCAAGCAAGACCATGCAGGCTTTGAAATAAATAATATTGCTGCTTGTTTTTTTGATGTTTATGGACCAAGGAGGCCTCGATTAGTTGATGTTACCACTTGTTTTCTGATGGAGGATGTGAAGACCATGGTGGTTTTGAAATAGATGATGTTGATGCTTGTTTTTTGATGTGGATAGACCATGGAGGCCTGGAATAGATGATTTAATATGTATATTGgctataaatatatgcaacccaAGTCTTTCTGGGTATGCAAAGTTGACGTGAAACAACCTTCTTGTCAAATATGCAGAA
Encoded proteins:
- the LOC139189724 gene encoding uncharacterized protein codes for the protein MDLWDRTDLTPLKPPTCKKQPGRPKRKRIVSVGEVEPQAHYPPPPTNLLGEHNDTPQPQRLRKWFVEIACGKCGKLGHNKVGCGKSQHTNATNKNQETQQVNTQATTQNAQANSQTSGTQMSQGNTETRAPINFQGKKKQHVSSQAGQQGKGKQPVRRGGYKGMGNQARPCRL